The following nucleotide sequence is from Desulfobacterales bacterium.
CGCTGGACCGGAGCCTTGAAAGCGGAATTCCCGTGGGCTGTCGAGTCGGCGCATACTGGCTGCCCTATTTCCCCTCGGCTTACCGTTTCCATTTTAATATGCACAATCTGGTGGTTTACGGCAAAGAGGGGGATGACTATCTCATCAGCGATCCTGTTTTTCCGGAGATACAACGATGCTCTCATCAGGATCTGGTGAAGGCGCGTTTTGCCCAGGGCGCATTGGCGCCCAAAGGCACGATGTATTACCTGACACATGTGCCCAAGGATATCGACCTTCGCGGCCCGATTTATAAAGGCATCAAAGAGGTCTGTCATCGGATGCTGAAGGTGCCGGGACCCATCATCGGGGTGCGGGGCATCCGCTTTCTGGCCGGCCAGCTGGAAAAGTGGCCCCGGAAGCTGGGTAAACGCAAGGCCTCACTTTACCTCGGCCAGCTTGTGCGCATGCAGGAAGAACTCGGCACCGGCGGGGCCGGCTTCCGCTTCATGTATGCCGCCTTTCTGCAGGAATCCGCCGGTATTTTAGAAGAAAACAGATTGCTCGACCTGTCTGACAGGATGACCCGGGCCGGCGACCTGTGGCGCAGCTTTGCGGTTATCGGCGCCCGCAACTGTAAAGACCGGGCCACGGAGTCGGATTCATTCGGCGCCATGGCAGATATTCTCAGGGACTGCGCCCTGAAGGAAACCGAAATATATAAGGAGCTGTTAACTCTCGTAAAAAAATAGAACGCCATGGCCATTAAAGAAAAACTCAAACATATTTTTATTGAGACGTTGAACCTGGAGGGCGTCACCCCGGAACAAATTAAGGACGACGACCTTCTTTTTGGAGACAAATTCGGTCTTGATTCCATTGATGCGGTTGAAATCGTATTTCAGGTTGAAAAACATTTCGGTGTGAAGATAAGGGATATGAAAGAGGGGCGTCCGGCGCTGCAGACCATCAATACCCTGGCCGCATTTATCGAGGCCCGCCAATAACCATGGATCCTTTAACCCCAGTCGCCATAGCCGGAATCGGGTGTATCTGCTCGGCAGGCCTGACCCTGAAAGACAGCATCGCGTCCCTGTATCGCGGGGAGCGCCGGCCGGGGCCGCCGGTCTGTTTTTCGTCTTCACATCCTGACGCTTTCCCGGTTTTTGAAATTCGGGAAGATTTATTTGATTCCCTGATCTGGCAGGAAAAAGATGTATTCCGGACCTGCCGGCTGGCAGTGACGGCAGCCCTGGAGGCAATCGACAATGCCGGACTTGACCGTGAATTTTTAAAAAAGAAACGGGTGGGGGTCTGTATCGGGACCAACGTGGGGTGCTGCGTTAACAACGAAGCATTCTACTTGAACCACAGGGAGCGGGACGGTCTTCTGGCACTACCGGCCAGCAGATTCCTGATGAGCAATCCCACCAGCGTTATCGCTGCCGAATTCTGCCTCGACGGCCCGCTGCAAACCGTGGTGAACGCCTGTTCGGCCGGAAGCGACGCCATCGGGCTTGCCGCTTCATGGATCCGCGCGGGATTATGCGACGTGGTGATTGCCGGCGGCGCGGACGAATTGTACCAGGTAACCTATACCGGCTTTAAATCGCTGCTCATTTATGACGAGGCGCCCTGCAAACCCTTTGATGCCGGCCGCAAAGGGCTGAACCTGGGCGAAGGCGCCGCGATTTTTATACTCACCTCTGAAGACATCCGGAAAGAAACAGGAAAAAAACCGCGGGGGGTTTTATGGGGCTACGGCTCGACAACCGATGCCCATCACCCCACCAATACCCGGCCGGATGGTCTGGGGCTGAAAATGGCGATACAGGAGGCCCTGGGGGCAGGGGGGATTCATCCCGGGGATATCGCCTTTGTCAACGCCCATGGAACGGGAACCCGGGACAACGATCTGATCGAGTGCCGGGTTTTGAACGACATACTGCCGGGGGTGCCCTTTTTATCCACTAAGGGATATACCGGGCACACCTTGGGCGCTTCCGGCGCTATTGAAGCGGCCTTTTCCATTGCCTGCCTCGAAGAAGGCCGGATACCGGGAAGCGCCGGTTTTACGACGCCGGACCCCGAGCTGGGACCGGCATGGCCGGTCAGGGAAAATTATCCTGTCAGCGGCCGGATCGCCCTGTCACAAACCCTGGCTTTCGGGGGCAACAATGCGGTCCTCGTTCTGGGGATCGGGGAGTAGGCCATTGAACATCGGCATTAAAGGCATCGGCGTCCTAGGCGGCTTCGGTTGCGGCATTGCCGAACTCGAAAGTTCCCTTCTTTTGGGAAGCAGCCCGCAGTCTACGGTGGCCATGAACACGTTGGCGGGAAGTCTGGATGTCCCGGCGTTGACCGCCCGCACGGACAGGCTTTCCGAATTCGTCGATAAAGGCGCCCTGCGCCGTCTCGATCATTACATCCGCATGGCGCTCCTGGGATCTTATCTGGCGCTTGAGGATGCCGGCATGCTGGACGCCAAACAACGGCGCATGGGGATTATCGTTGCCACGGGATACGGTTCCACCTGTAATATGATGGACATTCAGCAGGCCCTGAACAATGACGCACCCCTCATCTCCCCCACGCGATTCGCAAATTCCGTCCACAATGCCGCGGCAACCCACATATCCATTCTGCTGGGTGAGATGGGTCCCAGTTTGTCGGTGAACGACTATGACGTGTCAATCCCAGCGGCTTTTTTAAGCGCCTGCCAGTGGCTGCGGGAAAAGCGGGTTGAAGCCGTTTTGGTGGGCGGCGTTGATGAATACTGCCGGGCGCTGGGATATAACTGGTACCGCCGTTACCATTCGGCGGACCCGGAAAAAAACAATCCGGCGGATTCAATCCCGGAGCGTGCCGTTATGGGCGAAGGGGCCTG
It contains:
- a CDS encoding phosphopantetheine-binding protein, which gives rise to MAIKEKLKHIFIETLNLEGVTPEQIKDDDLLFGDKFGLDSIDAVEIVFQVEKHFGVKIRDMKEGRPALQTINTLAAFIEARQ
- a CDS encoding beta-ketoacyl synthase N-terminal-like domain-containing protein; translated protein: MNIGIKGIGVLGGFGCGIAELESSLLLGSSPQSTVAMNTLAGSLDVPALTARTDRLSEFVDKGALRRLDHYIRMALLGSYLALEDAGMLDAKQRRMGIIVATGYGSTCNMMDIQQALNNDAPLISPTRFANSVHNAAATHISILLGEMGPSLSVNDYDVSIPAAFLSACQWLREKRVEAVLVGGVDEYCRALGYNWYRRYHSADPEKNNPADSIPERAVMGEGACFFVLTPEADASPYGCIESVHMGNYTRGRKDVAKDAVYFLSVDAYSEFDDPYAVCLPEETKVASYTHLYGGIPIGMGFDIAIAALSHKVGKIYRSDEGVRHHSNRLDIIRSEEPLGTGGICCLKLGAGGTLGSVQVGRF
- a CDS encoding BtrH N-terminal domain-containing protein translates to MQIDFKHRLSAHCESGVSSNLLFHYGVDISEAMVFGVGAGLFFGYLPFIRINHLPLTTFRCEVGGILKRLTRKLGVKIHFEKFRNSEKAMAALDRSLESGIPVGCRVGAYWLPYFPSAYRFHFNMHNLVVYGKEGDDYLISDPVFPEIQRCSHQDLVKARFAQGALAPKGTMYYLTHVPKDIDLRGPIYKGIKEVCHRMLKVPGPIIGVRGIRFLAGQLEKWPRKLGKRKASLYLGQLVRMQEELGTGGAGFRFMYAAFLQESAGILEENRLLDLSDRMTRAGDLWRSFAVIGARNCKDRATESDSFGAMADILRDCALKETEIYKELLTLVKK
- a CDS encoding beta-ketoacyl-[acyl-carrier-protein] synthase family protein, giving the protein MDPLTPVAIAGIGCICSAGLTLKDSIASLYRGERRPGPPVCFSSSHPDAFPVFEIREDLFDSLIWQEKDVFRTCRLAVTAALEAIDNAGLDREFLKKKRVGVCIGTNVGCCVNNEAFYLNHRERDGLLALPASRFLMSNPTSVIAAEFCLDGPLQTVVNACSAGSDAIGLAASWIRAGLCDVVIAGGADELYQVTYTGFKSLLIYDEAPCKPFDAGRKGLNLGEGAAIFILTSEDIRKETGKKPRGVLWGYGSTTDAHHPTNTRPDGLGLKMAIQEALGAGGIHPGDIAFVNAHGTGTRDNDLIECRVLNDILPGVPFLSTKGYTGHTLGASGAIEAAFSIACLEEGRIPGSAGFTTPDPELGPAWPVRENYPVSGRIALSQTLAFGGNNAVLVLGIGE